A DNA window from Mesoplasma coleopterae contains the following coding sequences:
- a CDS encoding lipoprotein, with amino-acid sequence MKKLISLLGAASLATTPAMAVVSCKYIDTIQKSIDNKLAEVISSTSNYFKGAILANSENYNGQSVDKYISKLKVGDLTSNSKDTTSMAKIFDTFLDTKQSSEYMKNEVYSKEEFDRPTTGNGDSELISTIQKAYNEIYKLIGVNFDPTLWNTALPLLLDSLKADNISSIQKVMPKISSSLQIMKDVKVPNYNELIKLGVKTNLDLKIYFSNELTSFVANLFSVEIKKPFVISENKDNINEKYYAHNSSVWKLIIEKMNNKDAEKPEINFTSESLSLLMNALFGINWYIQNFTTDEYNLHSDEMLDDNHIFSIDKTNLEVIHEVNSSKIDKEIINSTNVDGLMQFIYDLFSGEKDKESFKLLRTFKILFQVDDDITVKNQKLDFDTKIIKFEKKTLDFKIGEWGSNGKSENGALNTFLSSSLDGLVKGYTASFDPDGGIMDFLNSIGMGSEQIGGVVSGLISSILTGIDMDHFFETFIKQIDDSLKNLLNWTFIKGKSLEEQIKSIQSSIKTKVKPIIDNLLNSEAPFTNKFLGYLINTDIRKLMEIFGLENSLPVQLPKISLKQIIDIQLTKTLKLSDLLRLGAKGASYLIALLGKGVAPKIVNIADAFNDTSLFLDSEFKIVNSQSTVQTLGEIKISPELIFTNEDGKEYTYILALATALSTKDNTGISITIPGGNKFGLKTTKTFTNKDGLKWIMGLGVELDNGVIDYNQFRPGTILYSIGTLWNDETGNLITGIMSAINDILKTIADIFDNKQNQSYLEDLNYIHYKTKMISYENFRDSKKDSHITYEINYKNGIVNNTYVVKLLLPSSDQEEINVKYQIEAFYKK; translated from the coding sequence ATGAAAAAATTAATTTCTTTGCTTGGTGCAGCTTCATTAGCAACAACACCAGCAATGGCGGTAGTGTCTTGTAAATATATAGATACAATTCAAAAAAGTATAGATAATAAATTAGCAGAAGTAATTTCTTCAACGTCTAATTATTTTAAAGGTGCTATTTTAGCCAATTCTGAGAATTACAATGGTCAATCAGTTGATAAATATATTTCTAAGTTAAAAGTTGGGGATTTAACAAGTAATTCAAAAGATACAACATCTATGGCTAAAATATTTGACACTTTCTTAGATACAAAACAATCTAGTGAATATATGAAAAATGAAGTTTATAGCAAAGAAGAATTTGATAGACCAACTACTGGAAATGGTGATAGTGAATTAATAAGTACTATCCAAAAAGCTTATAATGAGATTTATAAATTAATTGGTGTAAATTTTGATCCAACTTTATGAAATACTGCATTGCCTTTATTATTAGATTCATTAAAAGCTGATAATATTTCTTCAATTCAAAAAGTTATGCCTAAAATTTCAAGTAGTTTACAAATAATGAAAGACGTTAAAGTTCCTAATTACAATGAATTGATTAAACTAGGTGTTAAAACTAATTTAGACTTAAAGATTTATTTCTCAAATGAATTAACTTCTTTTGTTGCTAACTTGTTTAGCGTTGAAATAAAAAAACCTTTTGTTATTAGCGAAAATAAAGATAATATAAACGAAAAATATTATGCACATAATTCTAGTGTTTGAAAATTAATAATTGAAAAAATGAATAACAAAGATGCTGAGAAACCTGAAATTAATTTTACAAGTGAAAGCTTATCACTACTTATGAATGCCTTATTCGGAATAAACTGATATATTCAAAATTTTACAACTGATGAATATAATTTGCATTCTGATGAAATGCTAGATGATAATCACATATTTTCTATTGATAAAACTAACTTAGAAGTAATTCATGAAGTAAACTCTTCAAAAATTGATAAAGAAATTATTAATTCAACTAATGTAGATGGTTTAATGCAATTTATTTATGATTTATTTTCTGGTGAAAAAGATAAAGAATCTTTTAAATTGCTTAGAACTTTTAAAATACTTTTCCAAGTTGATGATGATATAACTGTTAAAAATCAAAAACTTGACTTTGATACTAAAATAATTAAATTTGAAAAGAAAACATTAGATTTTAAAATTGGTGAATGAGGTTCAAATGGTAAATCAGAAAATGGAGCATTAAATACATTTTTAAGTTCTTCACTAGATGGTTTAGTGAAAGGATATACTGCTTCTTTTGATCCTGATGGTGGAATAATGGATTTCTTAAATTCTATTGGGATGGGTTCTGAACAAATAGGTGGAGTAGTTTCAGGTTTAATTAGTTCTATTTTAACTGGTATTGATATGGATCATTTCTTTGAAACATTTATAAAACAAATAGATGACTCATTAAAAAACTTATTAAATTGAACTTTCATAAAGGGTAAATCTTTAGAAGAACAAATAAAATCTATTCAATCATCTATTAAAACTAAAGTTAAACCAATAATTGATAACTTATTAAATTCTGAAGCTCCTTTTACAAATAAATTTTTAGGATATTTAATTAATACTGACATAAGAAAATTAATGGAAATTTTTGGATTAGAAAATAGTTTACCTGTTCAATTACCAAAAATTTCATTAAAACAAATAATAGATATTCAATTAACTAAAACTTTAAAACTTAGTGATTTATTAAGACTAGGTGCAAAAGGGGCAAGTTATTTAATTGCATTATTAGGTAAAGGTGTTGCTCCGAAAATAGTTAATATTGCAGATGCTTTCAATGATACTTCTCTTTTCTTAGATTCTGAATTTAAAATTGTAAATAGTCAAAGCACTGTTCAAACTTTAGGTGAAATCAAAATATCACCAGAACTAATTTTTACAAATGAAGATGGTAAGGAATATACTTACATCTTAGCATTAGCTACAGCACTTTCTACTAAAGATAATACTGGTATTAGCATTACAATACCAGGTGGTAATAAGTTTGGTTTAAAAACTACAAAAACTTTTACAAATAAAGATGGTCTTAAATGAATAATGGGTCTTGGAGTAGAGCTTGATAATGGTGTAATTGACTATAATCAATTTAGACCAGGGACAATACTTTATTCTATTGGAACATTGTGAAACGATGAAACTGGTAATTTGATTACTGGAATAATGTCAGCGATAAATGACATTTTAAAAACTATAGCAGATATATTTGATAACAAACAAAATCAATCTTACTTAGAAGATTTAAATTACATTCATTATAAAACAAAAATGATTAGCTATGAAAACTTCAGAGATAGTAAAAAAGATAGTCACATAACATATGAAATTAATTATAAAAATGGAATAGTTAATAATACATACGTTGTTAAATTATTACTTCCAAGTAGTGATCAAGAAGAAATAAATGTTAAATACCAAATTGAAGCCTTTTATAAAAAATAA
- a CDS encoding ABC transporter permease: MKITWLLFKQGIRSMFKFKIQFIVVVLLSFFASFYLASTTSLNSRMNKSYDDIVRNYEKFDYSYSTKASESNLSTSNKTLLPILDLMPTSTNYFVQDNKTIHDSFNVVLNNHGIKTEGYEENLITKTFFDQNTGKPTQAMKNVWNGIPWYNSWKFFSLLKSDPNKGEFLYYPQSFKTNFGSNLENFGGGDYFNAYASMTYLIVKEISDTLYNELLLDEPNESFTQSLIYKYWKANDLKVEKDFKKIDAPINLNQTNNFDWISEYKKQVSSLGEFQLYIYNALESIGYFITYQINQFLSNSYARTAKSINFDWNIAGSDVEKSILYVTKFNEMAEQTHEMKIFMELHTSSGTSEITGKSGETVESISNYNNELTFEYIFGTNLADEALNTNFIVKYGNAENTYQIKGTDNQIIGNNLDAKKDGLRGLANPTTIKKDEEYNEYSISTMNLLNPWEKNDLSQKWENQNTGKKYDYEYDESKYATMYDWSNIYSNNIFHQKMAAEINDLDLYLREEAFMYDRNTKTNFRFVVTDDNYDYNFKVTAGLPVMHSSEIVISQQYAFKNGYSVGDKIKIGNSNFIISGFGSDALTYYPLVDPEVPLSDVANSVIIYAPKYVINEIMKNGNEKDVTFTTYYFIRDNLKDKKTIGKRMSNFDSSLLSNKSKLSESFIDSRNENLNFGDKKSANQIKLFEKTYFNLNWTLQPKMLEIVTIISIITSILVLIMSFVSIVFGIKKTIDHNSSQIGFLKAKGVDSYRLSLSYIGYSIILLFIIVPLAWLAAGFFQEIITKLFATYFSTTLYEFVFDYKILLILLIVFGIGSLILSYFIAFLLVSKDVMQIINKESQQRKVRNWLPRKLNVINIMDFKFRFPLKISLRGSKQIVMISFTALITTFVITFSVLTPSMLNVYIRDAGKYYQYNNQYVMQDQLTGLPTAKASLTASRGLPTTEELYQEPKTLLGNSTKDQISDIYFDNNKYYTDSSWDSSIFPPILLGEGWTNGQWTKDDLNWTEKWIFDEKSSTRDDTSKLLKMAMPVIGQLGNLNGITISAGEFEKISSYIWNAEINPNTGKSYFDGQQITPNTLQNIWEMKKNSAKGSIEFIQMALQVAMEALANSNDQGLPTIERPTDTTWKEDLILLALAFLPNVGQQYLKDSPNKASQFGISINAENYTPGIETLSTDVYTQMNNNFVNVNGLKDNQTVYNLDSIDDNKVFIKDQETIDKLNLLFNDKENYTGGDIYLNDDFKIYDSDTKVLNIPVVTNLKSYKQQNLNKSVPIQGMSYKTLSIGGKEVPKNAWIYDNREITNNQNLFSSDLNMKNEEDWINPSKIDPNKLTYTKQFRYDDNGNITSLNDQSKWFINSIVNDQYNIDGLDFEIRPYYHYNNLKLFVPRNLTDIDSLLNGKNANTSKTSKNSSSDWRSNIDIWHGSVSSVDVPEEVKKAWGSEYANQTEWEWISPFSLNYSRKITDPNRKGWIQNIDTDLQQIYTWASDKIVASGSSSDAVVTVSNKLPSFLSDVRMQSVDTIQTYNGNIIIADQDILNLLTNKSTEKYLPVDYDFYGDPVKQIPNGKITSGDHTITVNSMRNPIEQLNMMRENKTFFMKDDLMNKYEITDQQAYRKVLQNRDFNSKFSSFDEAYGITGGVKGIMVDSPGVFALQGSTDRIEETLGMTYNKIDLVSTQLGMIISISESILLVALFLITGIIIISVLIITIISDVYIMKYHRFMVTMKALGYSNKETILNTILIPAVISTIFVLIGYLVGKWLLGSMMIQAQKFGIFIPLITNWWATPLILLGIIIMFVLAFTFSLRKPIKDELKTLT; this comes from the coding sequence ATGAAAATAACATGACTTTTATTTAAACAAGGAATAAGAAGTATGTTCAAATTTAAGATTCAATTCATTGTGGTTGTACTGCTTTCTTTTTTTGCGTCTTTTTATCTGGCTTCAACAACAAGCTTAAATTCTAGAATGAACAAGTCATATGATGACATTGTAAGAAATTATGAAAAATTTGATTATTCATATTCTACTAAAGCTAGTGAATCAAATTTATCAACATCAAATAAAACATTATTACCAATCCTAGATTTGATGCCGACTTCAACAAATTATTTTGTTCAAGATAATAAAACAATTCATGATTCTTTTAATGTTGTTTTAAATAACCACGGAATTAAAACAGAAGGTTATGAAGAAAATTTAATAACAAAAACATTTTTTGATCAAAACACTGGAAAACCAACACAAGCTATGAAAAATGTTTGAAACGGTATTCCGTGATATAATTCTTGAAAATTTTTCTCTCTTCTAAAATCTGATCCTAATAAAGGTGAGTTTTTATACTACCCACAAAGTTTTAAAACAAATTTTGGTTCTAATCTAGAAAATTTTGGTGGTGGTGACTATTTTAATGCGTATGCTTCAATGACTTATTTAATAGTTAAAGAAATTTCAGATACTCTTTATAATGAATTATTACTTGATGAACCTAATGAATCTTTTACTCAATCTTTAATTTATAAATATTGAAAAGCAAATGATTTAAAAGTGGAAAAAGATTTTAAAAAAATTGATGCTCCAATTAACCTTAATCAAACAAATAATTTTGATTGAATTTCAGAATATAAAAAACAAGTATCTAGTTTAGGAGAATTCCAACTTTATATTTATAATGCCCTAGAATCAATAGGTTATTTTATAACATATCAAATTAATCAATTTTTAAGTAATTCTTATGCAAGAACTGCTAAATCAATTAATTTTGATTGAAATATTGCTGGAAGTGATGTAGAAAAATCAATACTATATGTAACAAAATTTAATGAAATGGCAGAACAAACACATGAAATGAAAATATTCATGGAATTACATACATCTTCTGGTACTAGTGAAATTACTGGTAAATCTGGTGAAACTGTTGAATCAATTTCAAATTATAATAATGAACTAACTTTTGAATATATTTTTGGAACAAACTTGGCTGATGAGGCTTTAAATACTAATTTTATTGTTAAATATGGGAATGCAGAAAACACTTATCAAATAAAAGGTACGGATAATCAAATAATTGGGAATAATTTAGACGCCAAAAAAGATGGATTAAGAGGTTTAGCAAACCCAACAACAATTAAAAAAGATGAGGAATATAATGAATATTCTATTTCTACAATGAATCTACTAAATCCTTGAGAAAAAAATGATTTAAGTCAAAAATGAGAAAATCAAAATACAGGTAAAAAATATGACTATGAGTATGATGAATCAAAATACGCAACAATGTATGATTGATCAAATATTTATTCAAATAATATTTTTCATCAAAAAATGGCTGCTGAAATAAATGATTTGGACTTATATTTAAGAGAAGAAGCATTTATGTATGACAGAAATACAAAAACTAATTTTAGATTTGTTGTAACAGACGATAATTACGATTATAACTTCAAAGTTACTGCTGGTTTACCGGTTATGCATTCAAGTGAAATTGTAATTTCACAGCAATATGCATTTAAAAATGGATATTCTGTTGGAGACAAAATAAAAATAGGAAATTCAAACTTTATTATTTCTGGTTTTGGTAGTGACGCACTTACATACTATCCACTTGTTGATCCTGAAGTTCCTTTAAGTGACGTTGCAAACTCAGTTATTATTTATGCACCAAAATATGTTATTAATGAAATAATGAAAAATGGTAATGAAAAAGATGTAACATTTACAACTTACTACTTCATTAGAGATAATTTAAAAGATAAAAAAACTATCGGCAAAAGAATGTCTAATTTTGATTCATCTCTTTTATCAAATAAATCAAAATTGTCTGAAAGTTTTATAGACTCAAGGAATGAAAATTTAAATTTTGGAGATAAAAAATCAGCAAATCAAATCAAATTATTTGAAAAAACATACTTTAATTTAAATTGAACACTACAACCCAAAATGTTAGAAATTGTAACAATCATTTCAATTATTACTTCCATTCTTGTATTAATCATGTCTTTTGTTTCAATTGTTTTTGGAATTAAAAAAACAATTGATCATAATTCAAGCCAAATTGGTTTCTTAAAAGCTAAAGGTGTAGATTCATACAGATTATCATTGTCATACATTGGGTATTCAATAATTTTATTATTTATAATAGTTCCGCTAGCATGATTGGCAGCAGGGTTTTTTCAAGAAATAATTACCAAACTTTTTGCTACGTATTTTTCAACAACACTATATGAATTTGTATTTGATTATAAAATCCTATTAATTTTATTAATTGTTTTTGGAATTGGATCATTAATATTGAGTTATTTCATTGCGTTCTTATTAGTTTCAAAAGATGTTATGCAAATTATCAATAAAGAAAGCCAGCAAAGAAAAGTTAGAAATTGACTGCCAAGAAAATTAAATGTTATTAATATAATGGATTTCAAATTTAGATTCCCACTTAAAATATCATTAAGAGGTTCTAAACAAATAGTTATGATAAGTTTTACAGCTTTAATTACAACATTTGTTATAACTTTCTCAGTGCTTACACCTTCAATGCTTAACGTGTATATAAGAGATGCTGGAAAATACTATCAATACAATAATCAATATGTGATGCAAGATCAGTTGACTGGATTACCAACAGCTAAAGCTTCATTAACAGCTTCAAGAGGTTTGCCTACAACAGAAGAACTTTATCAAGAACCAAAAACTCTTTTAGGAAATTCAACAAAAGATCAAATATCTGATATTTATTTTGATAACAATAAGTATTACACTGATTCAAGCTGAGATAGTAGTATATTCCCTCCTATTTTATTAGGTGAAGGATGAACAAATGGGCAATGAACAAAAGATGATTTAAATTGAACTGAAAAATGAATTTTCGATGAAAAATCTTCAACAAGAGATGACACATCAAAATTATTAAAAATGGCAATGCCTGTAATTGGTCAATTAGGTAACTTAAATGGAATAACAATTTCAGCAGGAGAATTTGAAAAAATATCAAGTTATATCTGAAATGCTGAAATAAATCCAAATACAGGAAAATCATATTTTGATGGTCAACAAATAACTCCAAACACATTACAAAATATTTGAGAAATGAAGAAGAACTCTGCAAAAGGAAGTATTGAATTTATTCAAATGGCTTTACAAGTAGCTATGGAAGCTTTAGCAAATTCAAATGATCAAGGTCTGCCTACTATTGAAAGACCAACAGACACAACTTGAAAAGAAGATTTAATTTTATTAGCGTTAGCATTTTTACCAAATGTAGGACAACAATACTTAAAAGATTCTCCTAATAAAGCTTCTCAATTTGGTATTTCTATTAATGCAGAAAATTATACTCCTGGAATTGAAACATTATCTACAGATGTATATACACAAATGAATAATAATTTTGTAAATGTAAATGGATTGAAAGATAATCAAACTGTTTATAATTTAGATTCAATTGATGATAATAAAGTGTTTATTAAAGACCAAGAAACAATTGATAAATTAAATCTATTATTTAATGACAAAGAAAATTATACAGGTGGAGATATTTATTTAAATGATGATTTTAAAATATATGATTCAGATACAAAAGTATTAAATATACCTGTTGTAACAAATCTAAAAAGTTATAAACAACAAAACTTAAACAAATCAGTTCCAATTCAAGGAATGAGTTATAAAACTCTTTCAATTGGAGGAAAAGAAGTTCCTAAAAATGCTTGAATATATGATAATAGAGAAATAACAAATAATCAAAACTTATTTAGTAGTGATTTAAATATGAAAAATGAAGAAGACTGAATTAATCCTTCAAAAATAGATCCAAATAAACTAACATATACTAAGCAATTTAGATACGACGACAATGGAAACATAACATCACTAAATGACCAATCAAAATGATTTATTAATAGTATTGTTAATGATCAATATAATATTGATGGTCTTGATTTTGAAATAAGACCATATTATCACTACAATAACTTAAAATTATTTGTGCCTAGAAACTTAACTGATATAGATTCTCTTTTAAATGGAAAAAACGCTAACACAAGTAAAACATCAAAAAATAGTTCTAGTGATTGAAGATCTAATATTGATATTTGACATGGTTCTGTGTCAAGTGTTGATGTTCCAGAAGAAGTAAAAAAAGCTTGAGGTTCTGAATATGCAAATCAAACTGAATGAGAATGAATTTCACCATTTAGTTTAAATTACAGTAGAAAAATTACTGATCCTAACAGAAAAGGTTGAATTCAAAATATTGATACTGATTTACAACAAATATATACTTGAGCAAGTGACAAAATTGTTGCTAGTGGATCAAGTTCAGATGCAGTTGTTACTGTTTCAAACAAACTTCCATCATTTTTAAGTGATGTTAGAATGCAATCTGTTGATACTATTCAAACATACAACGGAAATATTATTATTGCTGATCAAGATATTCTAAATTTATTAACAAATAAATCTACAGAAAAATACTTACCAGTAGATTATGATTTTTATGGTGATCCAGTTAAACAAATACCAAATGGGAAAATCACAAGTGGTGATCATACAATAACAGTTAATTCAATGAGAAATCCAATAGAACAATTGAACATGATGAGAGAAAATAAAACTTTCTTCATGAAAGATGATTTAATGAATAAATATGAAATCACTGACCAACAAGCTTATAGGAAAGTTCTACAAAACAGAGATTTCAATTCAAAATTCTCTTCATTTGATGAAGCTTATGGAATAACTGGTGGAGTTAAAGGGATTATGGTTGATTCTCCAGGTGTATTTGCTCTTCAAGGAAGCACAGATAGAATTGAAGAAACTTTAGGTATGACTTACAATAAAATTGATTTAGTAAGTACTCAATTGGGTATGATAATAAGCATTAGTGAATCTATCTTACTTGTAGCATTGTTCTTAATTACAGGAATTATAATAATTTCAGTGTTAATCATAACAATTATTTCTGATGTCTACATTATGAAATATCACCGATTCATGGTAACAATGAAAGCGTTAGGATACTCAAATAAAGAAACAATTTTAAATACCATACTTATACCAGCTGTTATATCAACAATATTTGTATTGATTGGTTATCTTGTTGGTAAATGATTATTAGGTTCAATGATGATTCAAGCTCAAAAATTTGGAATATTTATTCCATTGATAACTAATTGATGAGCAACACCATTAATCTTATTAGGTATTATAATTATGTTTGTACTAGCCTTTACTTTCTCTTTAAGAAAACCAATTAAAGATGAGTTAAAAACATTAACTTAG
- the ligA gene encoding NAD-dependent DNA ligase LigA, whose amino-acid sequence MTKEQASKLINDLRIKLNEWAKEYYVLDNPSIDDAEYDKAIHELIDLENQFPDLITPDSITQKVGGIVSDKFEKYTHKYPMLSLGDIFSWDEFLNFNKQVAKVTDTEDNEYTAELKIDGLSISLIYKDGILQNGVTRGDGKIGENVTNNVKTIKSIPLCIPSKDEIEIRGEVFLAKKEFAKINEERLLNGEQIFANPRNAAAGTLRQLDSKIVAERNLDAYLYYYFNETNPEETQIESINQIKKLGLKTNPETKICKTLDEVKAYIEYYTEKRNELDYEIDGIVFKLNDKNLQEEVGYTTKTPKWAIAYKFPAEVKQTKLLDIFPTVGRTGKITYNAKLEPVQIAGTTVSAASLNNAEYIMAKDLRVNSIVKVKKAGDIIPEVISVVKDENFEVLPIWIKDEKCPACGEQLEKTLTEVDQFCVNFNCPAQILRSLEHFASRGAANIVGLGGQTIKKLFEEKIITNIADIFKVEDHKESIINFEKFGQKSFDNLVASIEQAKNNSFEKTLFGLGIRHVGSKTALTLAQIYKNIEGLKTASYEELSSIDSVGEVLAMSIVDWFKIESNLKLIEDLKSFNVNFEYLGQAKNTDSIISDKSFVITGTLSNSRDYYKDIIELNNGKVIGSVSKKTDYVLAGENAGSKLTKAQELNVKVISEQEFFKILKGE is encoded by the coding sequence ATGACAAAAGAACAAGCAAGCAAATTAATTAATGATTTACGTATAAAACTTAATGAATGAGCAAAAGAATATTATGTTTTAGATAATCCTAGTATTGATGATGCTGAATATGATAAGGCAATTCATGAACTAATTGATCTTGAGAATCAATTTCCTGATTTAATAACACCAGATTCAATAACACAAAAAGTTGGGGGAATAGTAAGTGATAAATTTGAAAAATACACTCATAAATATCCAATGCTAAGTCTTGGAGATATATTTAGTTGAGATGAGTTTTTAAATTTTAATAAACAAGTAGCTAAAGTAACTGACACTGAAGATAATGAATATACAGCTGAATTAAAAATTGATGGTTTATCAATTTCATTAATTTATAAGGATGGTATTCTGCAAAATGGAGTAACTCGTGGTGATGGAAAAATTGGTGAGAATGTTACAAACAATGTTAAAACAATTAAATCAATTCCACTTTGTATTCCTTCAAAAGATGAAATTGAAATTCGCGGTGAAGTTTTTTTAGCTAAAAAAGAGTTTGCAAAAATCAATGAAGAAAGATTATTAAATGGAGAACAAATTTTTGCTAACCCAAGAAATGCAGCTGCCGGAACATTAAGACAGTTGGATTCTAAAATAGTTGCTGAAAGAAATCTTGATGCTTATTTATACTATTATTTTAATGAAACTAATCCTGAAGAAACACAAATTGAATCTATTAATCAAATTAAAAAGCTTGGATTGAAAACTAATCCTGAAACAAAAATTTGTAAAACATTAGATGAAGTAAAAGCCTACATTGAATACTATACTGAAAAAAGAAATGAATTAGATTATGAAATTGATGGCATTGTTTTTAAGCTAAATGATAAAAATTTACAAGAGGAAGTGGGGTATACAACAAAAACCCCAAAATGAGCAATTGCATATAAATTCCCAGCAGAAGTTAAGCAAACTAAATTATTGGATATTTTCCCAACAGTTGGAAGAACAGGTAAAATCACATACAATGCAAAACTAGAGCCAGTACAAATTGCAGGAACTACTGTTTCAGCTGCATCTTTAAATAACGCAGAATACATAATGGCAAAAGATTTAAGAGTTAATTCAATTGTTAAAGTTAAAAAAGCAGGAGATATTATACCTGAGGTTATTAGTGTGGTAAAAGATGAAAACTTTGAAGTTTTACCAATATGAATAAAAGATGAAAAATGCCCTGCATGTGGAGAACAATTAGAAAAGACGCTAACAGAAGTTGACCAGTTCTGTGTTAACTTTAATTGTCCTGCGCAAATTCTAAGAAGTTTAGAACATTTTGCAAGTAGAGGAGCAGCTAATATAGTTGGTCTTGGTGGGCAAACAATTAAAAAGTTATTTGAAGAAAAAATAATAACTAATATAGCTGATATTTTTAAAGTAGAAGATCATAAAGAAAGCATTATTAATTTTGAAAAATTTGGACAAAAAAGTTTTGACAATTTAGTTGCTTCAATTGAACAAGCAAAAAATAATTCATTTGAAAAAACATTATTTGGATTAGGTATTAGACATGTAGGCTCTAAAACAGCACTTACACTTGCTCAAATATATAAAAACATAGAAGGCTTAAAAACAGCTAGCTATGAGGAATTAAGTTCAATTGACTCAGTTGGAGAAGTTTTAGCAATGTCAATTGTAGATTGATTTAAAATCGAATCTAATTTAAAGTTAATTGAAGATTTAAAATCATTTAATGTTAATTTTGAGTATTTAGGACAAGCTAAAAATACTGACTCAATAATTAGTGATAAATCATTTGTTATAACAGGTACACTTTCCAATTCACGAGATTATTATAAGGATATAATTGAACTTAATAATGGTAAAGTAATAGGGTCTGTATCTAAAAAAACAGATTATGTTTTAGCTGGAGAAAATGCCGGAAGTAAACTAACTAAAGCTCAAGAATTAAATGTTAAGGTCATAAGCGAACAAGAATTTTTTAAAATTTTAAAAGGAGAATAA
- a CDS encoding Asp-tRNA(Asn)/Glu-tRNA(Gln) amidotransferase subunit GatC, with translation MKDKKYYEELAQDSMLKFTEKEIDEIVAKQEDLRKEFEKVLKIDTTNVKPLFYPYDDIHTYLRDDNETTTIDQKKILANAPTCEGDFVTIKKVVK, from the coding sequence ATGAAAGATAAAAAGTATTACGAAGAATTAGCTCAAGATTCAATGTTGAAATTCACTGAAAAAGAAATTGATGAAATTGTAGCTAAACAAGAAGACTTAAGAAAAGAATTTGAAAAAGTATTAAAAATTGACACAACAAATGTAAAACCATTATTCTACCCTTATGATGATATACACACATATTTAAGAGATGATAATGAAACAACAACTATTGATCAAAAAAAAATATTAGCAAATGCTCCAACTTGTGAAGGTGATTTTGTGACAATTAAAAAGGTGGTAAAATAA